From Eleftheria terrae, the proteins below share one genomic window:
- a CDS encoding protein phosphatase CheZ, with amino-acid sequence MKMDDLAPAGTSTTSPEVFQQLGEMTRQLHDTLAQLGFMPKLGEITDSLPDARSRLTYIAEKTGEAAEKVLNLVDKAKTEQASIASETRRIAQAIVADPVKAVARGDVLNFVGDVESATSRVDQHLTDIMMAQDFHDLTGQVVAKVVKLAADIEDQLVKLLLQTAPADQVHKVEQTFLNGPVVNPEGRTDVVANQEQVDDLLASLGF; translated from the coding sequence ATGAAGATGGACGACCTGGCCCCCGCGGGCACTTCCACCACCTCGCCCGAGGTGTTCCAGCAACTCGGCGAGATGACCCGCCAGCTGCACGACACGCTGGCCCAGCTCGGCTTCATGCCCAAGCTCGGCGAGATCACCGACAGCCTGCCCGACGCCCGCAGCCGCCTGACCTACATCGCCGAGAAGACCGGCGAGGCGGCCGAGAAGGTGCTGAACCTGGTCGACAAGGCCAAGACCGAGCAGGCGAGCATCGCCTCGGAAACGCGCCGCATCGCCCAGGCCATCGTGGCCGACCCGGTGAAGGCAGTGGCCCGCGGCGACGTGCTGAACTTCGTCGGTGACGTCGAATCGGCCACCTCGCGGGTCGACCAGCACCTGACCGACATCATGATGGCGCAGGACTTCCACGACCTGACCGGCCAGGTGGTGGCCAAGGTGGTGAAGCTCGCCGCCGACATCGAAGACCAGCTGGTGAAGCTGCTGCTGCAGACCGCCCCGGCCGACCAGGTGCACAAGGTCGAGCAGACCTTCCTGAACGGCCCGGTGGTCAACCCGGAAGGCCGAACCGACGTGGTCGCGAATCAGGAGCAGGTGGATGACCTGCTCGCCAGCCTAGGATTCTGA
- the fliE gene encoding flagellar hook-basal body complex protein FliE — protein MDVRLKPFNFEQAVARSGVVLPSQRGPAKVDGGDTQVGFSQALNKALKGVSAAQDNASEMQRQVQLDNPTVSLEETMVAMQKAQIGFQATLQVRNRLVQAYSDIMNMQV, from the coding sequence ATGGATGTCCGCCTCAAACCCTTCAACTTCGAGCAGGCCGTTGCCAGGAGCGGTGTCGTGCTGCCTTCGCAGCGCGGCCCGGCCAAGGTGGACGGCGGCGACACGCAGGTCGGCTTCTCCCAGGCACTGAACAAGGCCCTGAAGGGAGTCAGCGCGGCGCAGGACAACGCCAGCGAGATGCAGCGCCAGGTCCAGCTCGACAACCCCACCGTCTCGCTGGAAGAGACGATGGTGGCGATGCAGAAGGCCCAGATCGGCTTCCAGGCCACGCTGCAGGTGCGCAACCGCCTGGTCCAGGCCTACTCGGACATCATGAACATGCAGGTGTGA
- the fliG gene encoding flagellar motor switch protein FliG: protein MDEAGLQDAAILLMSLGEEEAAEVFKHLTPKEVQRLGETIAKMKVISRERVDEVLVRFNDDAADQSMLVSDTDEYVKSVLRKALGEDKANLLIDRILQGSDVTGIESLKWMDGSSVAELLRNEHPQIVAAILVHLDFEQCSQVLKCFTERQRNEVLIRIATLDGIQPTALKDLNEVLSKVLAGGDRLRKATLGGAKTAAEIINMLGSSVESSVLDYIRQNDGDLAQKIMDNMFTFDDLMKVDDRGIQSLLKEVQSESLVIALKGAQPELRERIFANMSGRAAATLREDLESRGPVRLSEVEAEQKEMLKIVRRLADEGQIVLGGSGDDGFV from the coding sequence ATGGATGAAGCCGGCCTGCAAGACGCCGCGATTCTGCTGATGTCCCTCGGCGAGGAAGAAGCCGCCGAGGTCTTCAAGCACCTCACGCCCAAGGAAGTGCAACGCCTGGGCGAGACGATCGCCAAGATGAAGGTCATCTCGCGCGAGCGGGTCGACGAGGTGCTGGTGCGCTTCAACGACGATGCGGCCGACCAGAGCATGCTGGTCAGCGACACCGACGAATACGTCAAGAGCGTGCTGCGCAAGGCGCTGGGCGAGGACAAGGCCAACCTGCTGATCGACCGCATCCTGCAGGGCAGCGACGTCACCGGCATCGAAAGCCTGAAGTGGATGGACGGCAGCTCGGTGGCCGAGCTGCTGCGCAACGAGCATCCGCAGATCGTCGCGGCCATCCTGGTGCACCTGGACTTCGAGCAGTGCTCGCAGGTGCTCAAGTGCTTCACCGAGCGCCAGCGCAACGAGGTGCTGATCCGCATCGCGACGCTGGACGGCATCCAGCCGACCGCGTTGAAGGACCTCAACGAGGTGCTGTCCAAGGTGCTGGCCGGCGGCGACCGGCTGCGCAAGGCCACGCTGGGCGGCGCCAAGACGGCGGCCGAGATCATCAACATGCTCGGCTCCTCGGTGGAAAGCTCGGTGCTGGACTACATCCGCCAGAACGACGGCGACCTGGCACAGAAGATCATGGACAACATGTTCACCTTCGACGACCTGATGAAGGTCGACGACCGTGGCATCCAGAGCCTGCTGAAGGAAGTGCAGTCCGAATCGCTGGTCATCGCCCTCAAGGGCGCCCAGCCGGAGCTGCGCGAGCGCATCTTCGCCAACATGTCCGGCCGCGCCGCCGCCACGCTGCGCGAAGACCTGGAGTCGCGCGGCCCGGTGCGGCTGTCGGAAGTGGAAGCGGAGCAGAAGGAAATGCTGAAGATCGTCCGCCGCCTGGCAGACGAAGGCCAGATCGTGTTGGGAGGCAGCGGCGATGACGGCTTCGTTTAA
- the fliI gene encoding flagellar protein export ATPase FliI, which yields MTATAPAAKLQAWQQYIKDLRAFANAPMPLEAQGTLVKVAGLVLEAAGIRVPVGSVCEVRMDGQPPVQAEVVGFAGDRAYLMPTGEVHGLASGARVVPMSCPTTPPRLGQVSHPWRRSEDRSLHLPMGDGLLGRVIDSHGRPMDRHGPLREVHNEPLVRRPINAMERDPVRLPLDTGVRAINSMLTVGRGQRIGLFAGSGVGKSVLLGMMARYTQADVIVVGLIGERGREVKEFIEDILGEEGLARSVVVAAPADAPPLMRMQGASYATAIAEHFRDRGQHVLLLMDSLTRYAMAQREIALAIGEPPATKGYPPSCFAKLPQLVERSGNGLNGVGSITAFYTVLSEGDDQQDPIADAARAILDGHIVLTRELAESGHYPAIDVEKSASRVMHNVATPDHLDAARKFRQMYARYNRSRDLLQIGAYSAGQDPELDAAVRAFPAMRGLLQQDMRTGATLRDSIQQMKATVGAP from the coding sequence ATGACCGCCACCGCTCCCGCCGCCAAGCTGCAGGCCTGGCAGCAGTACATCAAGGACCTGCGCGCCTTCGCCAACGCCCCCATGCCGCTGGAAGCGCAGGGCACGCTGGTGAAGGTGGCCGGCCTGGTGCTGGAGGCCGCCGGCATCCGCGTGCCGGTCGGCTCGGTCTGCGAGGTGCGCATGGACGGCCAGCCGCCGGTGCAGGCGGAGGTGGTCGGCTTCGCCGGCGACCGCGCCTACCTGATGCCCACCGGCGAGGTGCACGGCCTGGCCAGCGGCGCCCGCGTGGTGCCGATGTCCTGCCCCACCACGCCGCCGCGGCTCGGCCAGGTCAGCCATCCCTGGCGGCGCAGCGAAGACCGCAGCCTGCACCTGCCGATGGGCGACGGCCTGCTGGGCCGCGTCATCGACTCGCACGGCCGCCCGATGGACCGCCACGGCCCGCTGCGCGAAGTGCACAACGAGCCGCTGGTGCGCCGCCCCATCAACGCCATGGAACGCGACCCGGTGCGCCTGCCGCTGGACACCGGCGTGCGCGCCATCAACTCCATGCTGACGGTCGGCCGCGGCCAGCGCATCGGCCTGTTCGCCGGCTCCGGCGTCGGCAAGTCGGTGCTGCTGGGCATGATGGCCCGCTACACCCAGGCCGACGTGATCGTGGTCGGCCTGATCGGCGAGCGGGGCCGCGAAGTGAAGGAATTCATCGAGGACATCCTCGGCGAGGAGGGCCTGGCCCGCTCGGTGGTGGTGGCCGCGCCGGCCGACGCGCCGCCGCTGATGCGCATGCAAGGCGCCAGCTACGCCACCGCCATCGCCGAGCATTTCCGCGACCGCGGCCAGCATGTGCTGCTGCTGATGGATTCGCTGACCCGCTATGCCATGGCGCAGCGCGAGATCGCGCTGGCCATCGGCGAGCCGCCGGCCACCAAGGGGTATCCGCCGAGCTGCTTCGCCAAGCTGCCACAGCTGGTGGAGCGCAGCGGCAACGGCCTGAACGGCGTGGGCTCGATCACCGCCTTCTACACCGTGCTCAGCGAAGGCGACGACCAGCAGGACCCGATCGCCGACGCTGCCCGCGCCATCCTGGACGGCCACATCGTGCTGACCCGCGAGCTGGCCGAGAGCGGCCACTACCCCGCCATCGACGTCGAGAAGTCGGCCTCGCGGGTGATGCACAACGTCGCCACCCCGGACCACCTGGACGCCGCGCGCAAGTTCCGCCAGATGTACGCCCGCTACAACCGCAGCCGCGACCTGCTCCAGATCGGCGCCTACAGCGCCGGCCAGGACCCCGAGTTGGATGCCGCCGTGCGCGCCTTCCCCGCCATGCGCGGCCTGCTGCAGCAGGACATGCGCACCGGCGCCACGCTGCGCGACAGCATCCAACAGATGAAAGCGACGGTGGGCGCCCCCTGA
- a CDS encoding FliH/SctL family protein gives MTASFKAPPRPVQSRFIPREELHSFSAWNLGSLADGQSGPVNAPPPQEAPAPEPEPVPAGPTPEEILAELNEARQSGYKDGYRDGLSALENFKQSYAAQITAQVGQIAASFQAQLDALEQQLALSVAQLASDIARQVVRNELATQPELVEAVAQEALGSLVHSARHVRVLVNPDDHQLLTERGQLDLQSRHARLMPDASVTPGGCVVESDIGVIDASLESRWRQVAAALGQRSEWADTPATAAEEEAAE, from the coding sequence ATGACGGCTTCGTTTAAAGCGCCCCCGCGCCCGGTGCAAAGCCGCTTCATCCCGCGCGAGGAGCTGCACTCCTTCTCGGCCTGGAACCTCGGTTCGCTGGCCGACGGCCAGAGCGGCCCGGTGAACGCGCCGCCGCCGCAGGAGGCGCCCGCGCCCGAGCCCGAACCGGTACCGGCCGGCCCGACGCCGGAGGAGATCCTGGCCGAGCTCAACGAAGCCCGCCAGTCCGGCTACAAGGACGGCTATCGCGACGGCCTGTCGGCGCTGGAGAACTTCAAGCAGAGCTACGCGGCCCAGATCACCGCCCAGGTCGGCCAGATCGCCGCCAGCTTCCAGGCCCAGCTCGACGCGCTGGAGCAGCAGCTGGCCCTGTCGGTGGCCCAGCTGGCCAGCGACATCGCGCGTCAGGTGGTGCGCAACGAACTGGCCACGCAGCCGGAGCTGGTCGAGGCAGTGGCCCAGGAAGCGCTTGGCAGCCTGGTCCACTCGGCGCGCCATGTGCGCGTGCTGGTGAACCCGGACGACCACCAGCTGCTGACCGAGCGCGGCCAGCTCGACCTGCAGTCGCGCCACGCCCGGCTGATGCCGGACGCCAGCGTCACCCCGGGCGGCTGCGTGGTCGAGTCCGACATCGGCGTCATCGACGCCAGCCTGGAAAGCCGCTGGCGCCAGGTCGCCGCCGCCTTGGGCCAGCGCAGCGAATGGGCCGACACGCCCGCCACAGCCGCAGAAGAGGAAGCCGCCGAATGA
- the fliF gene encoding flagellar basal-body MS-ring/collar protein FliF, translating to MDNAVALQPPLTPAAPAADLAVAPAGFGARVAALPMKAKISAGAGIAALLAIVVALSLWSSKPDYKVLYANLSDKDGGAIISQLSQMNVPYQHAEGGGAILVPADKVHDLRLKLASQGLPKGSTVGFELMDNAKFGITQFQERLTFQRGLEGELTRSIGALSAVQSARVHLALPNQNGFFREQQKPSASVLLTLYPGRTLDRAQLAGIVHLVSSSVPELAPKAVSIIDQDGALLTENPDAQNQGSLDAKQLQYVSQIEASYTRRIMDLLEPVVGRDNLRAQVTAEIDFSQSESTSEQFRPNQGNEPAAVRSQQTSESNQPGAAVPTGVPGATTNQPPVPATAPINGTAQQLQAAGNVAPGAAGTAKRDAITNYEVDKTVRVTRNATGSVKRINAAVVINHRTSTNAAGKTSTVPLSEEELQKLTTLVQETVGYSQERGDSVKVVNAPFQAEKVETTDTPIWKDPQILALLQSAAIPGALTLLALIIVFGVIRPAIKAANPPPPEPARPALDAVVADTEVLPPLDGAPGAPMLAAPVATERLDHARQLARDNPAAVANIVRNWVSKEAGA from the coding sequence ATGGACAACGCCGTTGCACTGCAGCCGCCCCTGACGCCCGCCGCCCCCGCCGCCGACCTGGCCGTCGCGCCGGCCGGCTTCGGCGCCCGCGTGGCGGCGCTGCCGATGAAGGCGAAGATCTCGGCCGGCGCCGGCATCGCCGCGCTGCTGGCGATCGTGGTGGCCCTGTCGCTGTGGTCGTCCAAGCCCGACTACAAGGTGCTCTACGCCAACCTGTCGGACAAGGACGGCGGTGCCATCATCTCGCAGCTGTCGCAGATGAACGTGCCCTACCAGCATGCCGAAGGCGGCGGCGCCATCCTGGTGCCGGCCGACAAGGTGCACGACCTGCGGCTGAAGCTCGCCTCCCAGGGCCTGCCCAAGGGCTCGACGGTGGGCTTCGAGCTGATGGACAACGCCAAGTTCGGCATCACCCAGTTCCAGGAACGCCTGACCTTCCAGCGCGGCCTGGAAGGCGAGCTGACCCGCTCGATCGGCGCGCTGTCGGCGGTGCAGAGCGCCCGCGTGCACCTGGCGCTGCCGAACCAGAACGGCTTCTTCCGCGAGCAGCAGAAGCCCTCGGCCTCGGTGCTGCTCACGCTCTACCCCGGCCGCACGCTGGACCGTGCGCAGCTGGCCGGCATCGTGCACCTGGTGTCCTCCAGCGTGCCCGAGCTGGCGCCCAAGGCCGTCAGCATCATCGACCAGGACGGCGCCCTGCTCACCGAGAATCCCGACGCCCAGAACCAGGGCAGCCTGGATGCCAAGCAGCTGCAGTACGTCTCGCAGATCGAGGCGTCCTACACCCGCCGCATCATGGACCTGCTGGAGCCGGTGGTTGGCCGTGACAACCTGCGCGCCCAGGTCACCGCCGAGATCGACTTCTCGCAAAGCGAGTCGACTTCCGAGCAATTCCGCCCCAACCAGGGCAACGAGCCGGCCGCCGTGCGCAGCCAGCAGACGTCCGAATCCAACCAGCCCGGCGCCGCCGTGCCCACCGGCGTGCCCGGTGCCACCACCAACCAGCCGCCGGTGCCCGCCACCGCGCCCATCAACGGCACCGCGCAGCAGCTGCAGGCGGCCGGCAACGTGGCGCCCGGCGCCGCCGGCACCGCCAAGCGCGACGCAATCACCAACTACGAAGTCGACAAGACGGTGCGTGTCACCCGCAACGCCACCGGCTCGGTCAAGCGCATCAACGCCGCCGTGGTGATCAACCACCGCACCAGCACCAACGCCGCCGGCAAGACCAGCACCGTGCCGCTGAGCGAGGAAGAGCTGCAGAAGCTCACCACGCTGGTGCAGGAGACCGTGGGCTACAGCCAGGAGCGTGGCGACTCGGTGAAGGTCGTCAACGCGCCCTTCCAGGCCGAGAAGGTGGAGACCACCGACACCCCGATCTGGAAGGATCCGCAGATCCTCGCGCTGCTGCAGTCCGCCGCCATTCCGGGCGCCCTGACGCTGCTGGCCCTGATCATCGTGTTCGGCGTGATCCGCCCGGCCATCAAGGCGGCCAACCCGCCGCCGCCGGAGCCGGCCCGGCCCGCGCTGGACGCGGTGGTTGCCGACACCGAAGTGCTGCCGCCGCTGGACGGCGCCCCCGGCGCGCCGATGCTGGCCGCCCCCGTGGCGACCGAGCGGCTGGACCATGCCCGCCAGCTGGCCCGCGACAACCCGGCGGCGGTCGCCAACATCGTGCGCAACTGGGTCAGCAAGGAAGCCGGCGCCTGA
- a CDS encoding flagellar export protein FliJ: protein MSRHHALSLALEHAEKARDDALELRRRAAAQLENAERQAEQLQEYRRDYQQRWSEQFKRQGTMDILRCYQDFMGRINAAIEQQAGAVAQGRRQLDWATGVVLERETRAASIRKLIERREAERALQQQRRDQKVTDEQAARAAWNQRANDAAASSGFALA from the coding sequence ATGAGCCGCCACCACGCCCTCAGCCTCGCCCTCGAACATGCCGAAAAGGCCCGCGACGACGCCCTGGAGCTGCGCCGCCGCGCCGCCGCGCAACTGGAGAACGCCGAGCGCCAGGCGGAGCAGCTGCAGGAATACCGGCGCGACTACCAGCAGCGCTGGAGCGAGCAGTTCAAGCGCCAGGGCACGATGGACATCCTGCGCTGCTACCAGGACTTCATGGGACGCATCAACGCCGCCATCGAGCAGCAGGCCGGGGCGGTCGCCCAGGGCCGCCGGCAGCTGGACTGGGCCACCGGCGTGGTGCTGGAGCGCGAGACGCGCGCCGCCTCCATCCGCAAGCTGATCGAGCGCCGCGAGGCCGAGCGCGCCCTGCAGCAGCAAAGGCGCGACCAGAAGGTGACCGACGAACAGGCCGCCCGCGCCGCCTGGAACCAGCGGGCCAA